The following is a genomic window from Dehalogenimonas sp. 4OHTPN.
CAATATATTTCTTTGAGAGATTCGGCTTCCGGGGCGGTAAAACCTACCAGTTTGTTTACGGCACGGTAGCAACGTTGTTCCTGGCAGCTGGCGGGGCCATGGCCGCCTGGTTTCTGACCGACTGGCTGAGAGAGATTAATTACGCCCTTTATATTATCGTCAGCGGTGTCCTACTCAAGATGACCTTCAGTTTCGTTTATCTCCGTAAGACGGCGCTTCATATCAAGCGGCTGATAGAAAAAGACGAGACGCTGGATAAGGCTCGCTTCGAGCTTCGGGCGCTGGTCTCCCGCGACACTTCGAAATTGCCGCGGCCGTATCTGGTCTCGGCCACCGTCGAATCCGTCTCGGAGAGCCTGTGCGACAGCCTGGTGTCGCCGCTGTTTTTTTTCGTGGTGGGCAGCCTGTTCGGAACGCTCGGCCTAGCGGCGGCCTTCGGCTTCCGGGTTGTTTCCACCTTCGACAGCATGATCGGCTATCATGGCAAATACGAATATTTCGGCAAATTCCCGGCGCGGCTGGACGACGTCCTGAACTATATTCCAGCACGGCTTTCGGCGTTAGCCATCATCGCCGGTGCCTGGCTGACCAAGATGGAGGCCCGGCGGGCTTGGCGAGTCGCCAAGATTGACCACTTGAAGACCGAAAGCCCCAACGCTGGCTGGCCGATGGCGGCGGCTGCCGGGGCCTTGGGCGTACAATTCGAGAAAATTGATCACTACCGGTTAGGCCGTATTGACCGCCCTATGACACCAGGGGTAATAGATGACTCGCTTCGGTTAATCAACTCCGCCACCCTGGTTTGGTTCATCATTTGCTTCGCCATCGGGGGGGTGCATATTGCTCTCTCCTAGGCCTGAGGTCGCCGCGCTCAAATCCTGCTACCACGGCGGGCCGAATTATGCTGAGTTCGAGCGCCTGGGCATCCGTCCAGAAGAGGTCATCGATTTCAGTTCCAACTCAAACCCGTACCCCTTTAGGTTGGATTTTTCTATCGATGACGTGGTCATTGACCATTACCCCGATTCTGACTCAACAGACCTGCGCCGCCTCATAGCCGCGGAAAATGGCGTCAAACCATCAAACGTCATCGTGGGCAGCGGCAGCATGGAGGTGATCAGGCTTATCGCTCAAGCATATTTGAGTCAGAGCGACAGAGTCCTGATTTGCAAGCCAACTTTCGGCGAATACGAAATCGCTTGCCGAATCGCTGGTGCCCAAGTTATCGACTTATGGGCAGAAGAACGCTTCTGTTTTCGATTTGATGCCAGGCGCGTTGCAGCGCTGATTCAAAACCTTCAAACAAAAGCCGTATTTATTTGTAATCCCAACAACCCAACAGGACAATATCTTTCGCTTTCAGAAATTGAACATGTATTGGAAGTGAACCCTTCTTGTCTTTTAGTTCTTGATGAGGCGTATATAGCGTTCACCAAAAACTCATGGGACTCCATGGATTTGCATTCTCACCGCAATCTGGTAATCATACGCAGCATGACCAAAGATTACGCTTTAGCCGGCTTACGTCTAGGGTATGCTATCGCCGATGAGTCGATTATTGCCAATTTAGAAAAGGTTAAACCGCCTTGGAATGTAAATGCGATCGCCCAGCGCGCCGGAATTCAAGCATTACGCGACAAAAGATATTTGAATAGGAGCGAGCGTTTGGTGAAGCGAGGGCGGGACTACTTGATTAACGAATTATCTGCTATGGGATTTCACATCGTACCAACAATGACAAATTTCTTTCTTATGGGTGTTGATGACGCGAAAATATTCAGATCAAAATTATTAATAAAAGGACTTATTGTACGCGACTGCACCTCTTTTGGGTTACCTCAGTATGTACGAATTGCTCCCCGAACTTTGCCAGAATGCCGACGTTTAGTTCATGCGATCAAATCCAGGGATTGACATCATCCATCGAAAACGTTACAATAACTAACAATTGAATATGGGCTTACGGCGCTCGAATAGAGCTTAATTGGGAAGTCCGAGAGAATCGGACGCGGTCCCGCCGCTGTAACTGGTAACGAAACCGGCATTTAGCCACTGTTCCTAATCAGGATGGGAAGGCGCCGGGAATAGGCTTGAACCAGAAGCCAGAAGACCTGCCGTAGAAACAACGCCCTCGAGGAAGGGTTCGGGAGATGGTAAATCCCTGAACCGGTGCCGGTTCGGGGATTTGTTTTTTGATTCCTCGGACTAGCATATGGTCCGGGGATTTTTATTTTACTAAAAATGAAAACTGCAGTCTTGATACAACCTGGAAACTTGAGAGTCCTAAGGACAAAACGCCCTACCTGTCCTCAGCGAGGTCTTGTTGTCAAGGTTACCTGTTGCGCTATTTGTTCCAGTGATGCCCGCATGGTTTTAAACGGGCATCAAGGCTTAGTTTACCCTAGAGTCCCCGGCCACGAAATCGCCGGCGTGGTATTTGAGAGTAAGAACCCGGCATATAACATCGGAGACCGCGTTCAAATCTATCCCGGCATTAACTGCGGGTATTGCACGGCGTGTCTGAGAGGCGACACGCGAAGGTGTGCTTCCCTAAAAACCCTTGGGTTTTCAGAAGACGGCGGCTTCTCTGAATACCTGTCAGTGACAGATACCTCGATTCTGTCCGGCGGATTGAACTTGATCCCTCAAAATATCACTGATGAAGAAGCCACCCTGACCGAACCACTTGCTAGCTGTATCAACGCGCAGGAAAAAACCAGAGTAAATAAAGGCGACATCGTATTGATTATCGGCGGAGGGCCGTTAGGATTATTGAACAGCTTCATAGCCCGAAAAATGGGTGCGGAGAAGGTGCTGATCAGCGAAAGGAACGAGAAACGTCTCGCTTTGGTTAAGAAGCTTGGTCGAGCAGACAGGGTTATCGACGCCGGTCTAGAACGATTGCCGAAGGTTGTCAGTGACGAGACCGGAGGCCGGGGAACCGACGTCGTAATTCTCGCATCAAACCATTCAAATATCTCAAACGTGCTTCCTCTTTTAGCCGCCGGCGGGAGGCTGTCGTTATTTTCCAGCCTCTCGAGAGAGTCCGCAGCTGTTTGGTTTGACGTCAATCACCTCCATTACCGGGAGTTAGAAGTCTCCGGGGCTTATGGATCTACCGCCACCCAGAATGCCGCCGCCCTCAAACTGATTGGGGAAGGTCTCCCGGTCGGGGAGTTAGTCACAAAACGGATAGGTTTAGAAGAGATCATGGACGGAATTCGATATACAAGCGATTGCGAGGGTCTCAAAGCAGTGATCCACCACAGTCAATAGATTTAAGCGAGAGGAGACAATGAACAAATAAAACAATCACCCACTGAATTTACGAAAGGAAAGGGAACAATATGAAAGACAATCTTAAAGACTTCGGAGCTGGCGTAGCTTTGCTTATCAGTAAAGGCAACCTGACACGGCAGGAAACGAAGGAAATGTTTGATCAACTGATGGCTAATACGCAGCCGGACTTACAGCAAGGGGCATTCCTCGCCGCCTTGACGGCAAAAGGTGAAACCGCTGAAGAGATTGCCGGAGCCTGGCAATCCATCTACGAGGGAGATACCGTTAGAGTCAGTGTAAAGACACCGAGACCTATCATTGACAATAGCGGAACTGGCATGGACAGCTTAAAGACCTTCAACGTCAGTACTGCTGCCGCGGTTATCGCCGCTGCGGGCGGCAATTATATGGCCCGGCATGGAGCCAGAGCACTGACTTCAACTTGCGGCACGATTGACATCTGCGAAGCTCTCGGCGTTGACGTTGAGTGCGATATCGATGTGGTGAAGAAATCCATCGAAGCGACCGGAATAGGCGTTTTCAATGGTATGAGCGCAAAGGTTCATCCCCAGGCACTTTTTAGGATCCTATCTCAGATCAGGTTCGGCACTACACTTAACATCTCGGCATCATTGTCCAACCCGGCGCTTCCACGTTATGGCGTCCGGGGTGTGTATACTCGCAGCCTTGTTGAACCGGTTGCCAGAGTCATGCGGGAGATCGGTTATAAAAGAGCTCTAGTATTCCATGGTTCCAATGGTTGCGGCCGGGGCATGGATGAAGTGTCTATCTTCGGCGAGACATATGTCGCAGAACTTTTAGATACTTCTGAAATCGTTACCTACACTATTACTCCAGAGGTCTTTGGTGTCAACAGCGCTGCCGAAACCGAAGTTTATCCGCTGCAAGATCGTCAGGCTGAGGCAAGAAGGTTGGTGGAAATTCTCGCCGGCAAAAGGACAACATCAGATTACCAGATGGTTTGCGCCAATGCCGCCCCCATATTCTGCGTAGGGGGACAGGTGAACGATATTGCACAGGGGCACCGACTGGCTCAGGACGTTGTTCGATCTGGCAAAGCGATCAAGAAACTTCGCGATTGGGTGGCTTCGCAAAACACCGTGCCCGAGTCCGGACTCAGTAAGCTTGATGAAATTATTAGTTCTATACAAAAAGTAAAATCTAAATCATAATATACGGAAAGGAAGAGTAGTATGTCACAGCTTTTAACGAATACCATAGCGGCCATCAAACCTCTGGACAAGACAGCCATGGAGAAAGCTGCAGCGAGGCAGGATCTACTTACCAAGCCGCAAGGCGCACTCGGACGACTGGAAGAGATATCCATCAGGCTGGCTGGGATCCAGAGTAAAGCTATACCTGTTATCAAAACAAAAGCAGTGATAACTATGGCCGGGGATCACGGTGTAGTAGCGGAAAAAGTTGGGAACTACCCTCAGGAAGTTACCCCTCAAATGGTTTTGAACTTCGTCCGCGGAGGTGCAGCTATCAATGTCATCGCCCGACAGATCGGTGCCCGTGTCGTCGTTGTAAACATGGGTGTTGCAGGTGATCTGCCGGCTGATATCCCGGTGGTCGACAAGCGGGTCGCGAGGGGTACCAAGAACATCGCTCGAGGGCCGGCGATGACCGAAGCCCAGGCCATTCAGTCAATAGAAGCCGGCATTGAAGTGGTCAACACAGAGATCGATAAAGGGCTCGACATTGTCGGTACCGGCGACATGGGCATCGGCAATACCACACCTTCCGCTGCCATCTGCGCCGTCATGAGCGGCCAGTCGGTAGACAAGGTTACAGGTCGCGGCACCGGCCTGTCAGACGAGCAACTCCAGCACAAGATCAAGGTCATCGAAAAAGCCATTGCCGTCAACAAGCCGGATGCTAAAAACGGTGTTGATGTCTTGTCGAAAATAGGTGGGTTTGAGATCGGCGGCATAGCCGGAGTCATTCTTGGGGCTGCTGCTCGCGGCGTGCCGGTTGTAGTCGACGGCTTCATCTCGGGTGCCGGTGCCCTGATCGCCGAGGCTTTGGCACCCCAGGCTAGAGAATACATGTTCCTGGGCCACCTGTCAGTTGAACCTGGCCACCGTATCATGGCCGACAAGCTGGGCCTGAAGCCCATAGTCACCCTCGATTTACGGCTGGGCGAGGGTACCGGCGCGGCAATCGGCATTTTCATCGCCGAGACATCGGCCAGAATCCTAGCGGAGATGGCTACTTTCGGCGAGGCGGGCGTATCGGAGAAGGAAGAGTAACGAAGATCGAGAATCGGGAATTGAAAATAGAAACGCACGGCCTTGTCCGTGGAGCGCTGTAGCCCAGATGTCCTTTTTAGCCGCTCTTCGCTTTTTAACCACCATTCCTATCCCTTTCAGGAGGGAAGAATGGGACCGGCCGTTGACCCAGCAGCAGTTTGCCAGGTCACTGGTGTACTACCCGCTTGTGGGCCTGATCATCGGCGGCATACTATGTGGGTTGTACTGGCTTTTCTCCACGTTTTTACCTCCGATTCTGACCAATGCCCTCATTATCGGTTCTCTGGCTTACCTGACCGGGGCGCTTCACCTCGACGGGTTGATCGATACCTTTGACGGGTTAGCCGGCGGGCATCGCTCGCCGGAGCGGCGCAAGCAGATCATGAAAACACCGGATGTCGGCGCCATAGGCGTGGTGACGGGTGTGGTGGCGCTGCTGCTCAAGTTTGCGGCGATAGCCTCAATCCCGGAGAGCCACACCTATTCGGCCCTTATCCTCATGCCGGTGCTGTCCCGCTGGGCAATGGCCTACGCCGTTTTCCGCTATCCCTACGGCAGAGACGCAGGCATGGGCAAAGAACTTAAGAGCGGCTCCAACGCCTGGGTGCTGCCGACGGCCAGTGTCGTCGCGGTTGTGTTTGTTGCCGCGGCCGGCGGATGGCTGGGCGTGGTCTCCATGGCCTTTATCTGGCTGCTGACGGCGACGCTAGCCGGATTTTTTCAGGGCAAGTTCCAAGGCCTTACCGGCGACACCTACGGCGCCATCAATGAGATCAGCGAGTTTGCCGTGCTTCTTTTGGTCGTGCTATTCTCTTTCAACAATTGGCTGTAATCGACACATACAAATTTTATAGCCACTTCAGATTGACTGTGCCATTTCCCCACGGGTGGAATCCCGCTCTTGCGGGAATGACAAAACAGAAATAAGGAACACTTGTGAAACTGATACTGATACGCCACGGCAAGACGGCCACAGATAACCCGGAAAAATGCCATGGTTCGACGGATATCGACCTGTCCGAAGAAGGATACCAGCAAGCTGCCAGGCTGGCGAACCGCTTCAAGGACCAGCAGATAGATGCCATGTACGCCTCCACGCTGCGGCGGGGCGCCGCAACCGCCGGCACCATCGCTGCGGCCCACAACATAGATGTCGTGTCCGCGCCTGAGCTAAACGAGGTTGATTTCGGCCGGATCGAGGGCATCACCTTCGAAGAAGCCTGCGGGCTATATCCTGACGTCACCGAGTTGTGGCGGTGCGGCAGCACCCAGTTATGCTTCCCGGCAGGTGAAACATTCACCGACTTTGCCGCCAGAGTCAACAGTTTCCTTCCGAGGCTCCAGGCACACCGAGATGACGAAACGATCATGCTGGTGGGCCACGGCGGGCCGTACAAGGTTTTGGTCTGCAGCCTGTTGGGACTGCCGATGGAACACTACTGGAAATTCAGGTTCGACATGGCGTCCGTAAGCATAATCGACATCTACCCGACGGGGGCAATGCTGGGCAAGCTGAGCGACACCTCTCATTTGGTTTAGAGCGAAAGGGTAAGTGATGGAGAAACGGACCGTATTACTTATCGGCGGAGCGCGCTCTGGTAAGAGCAGCTACGCCGAGGACTTAGCACGGCAGATTGGCGGTGAAGTACTGTTTGTGGCCACGGCAGAAGCCCGTGACGAGGAGATGCAGCGCCGCATCAAAGTCCATCAGAAGTCGCGACCGACACACTGGCACACTCTGGAGGCGCCGTGCCGGGTGGGTAGTTGCATCTCCCAGGACGACCGCCAGATTAATGTGGTCGTCCTCGACTGTGTCACACTGCTGGTGAACAACATTCTCTGCCAGCACATGGCGATCCACGACGAAAACGTGGATGAGAAAGCGGTGGAAACCGACGTGAAGGCCGAGGTCAACGCCATTATCGACTGCATGGAAAAAAGCCCGGCGACCTACATTCTCGTCACCAATGAAGTAGGGGAGGGTATCATTCCGCTGGGGGCAACCACCCGCATCTACCGCGACGTGCTGGGACGGGCCAACCAGATGCTGGCGCGGGCGGTCGATGAGGTGTATTTGATGGTGGCGGGCATACCGCTGCGGGTTAAGCCGCAGGGTTAGCCACCGGTCGATAGCCGGGAGCAACCATTGTTGTCCCGGGTTCCAAGGTGTTGGCTCTGCCGATTCGCTCGGTCCGGCATAAGACTAAAAAGAGGCGGCTCTTCCGAGCTGCCTCTTTTCGCTATCGCTGTTCAAAGCTAAACAAGCTTGTCGATCTTGGCCTGGAGCGAGCTCTCCGGGACGGCGCCGACGACGGTCTCGGCGACTTTGCCTTCCTTGAAGAACATGAGGGTGGGTATGGACATCACCCGGTACTGGCCGGCGGTCTTCTGGTTTTGGTCTACATTAATCTTGCAGAACTTGAATTTATCTTTGTGCTTCTCTTCCAGTTTGTCGATGACCGGGGCCACCATGCGGCAGGGGCCGCACCACGGCGCCCAAAAGTCCACCAGGACGGGCAGCATGGATTTCATCACCTCGGCGTCAAAGTTATCGTCGGTAACTTCCAGCGGCATAGTTCAACTCCTTCTGAAGACTATATCTAAAGTGTAACCTGTTGCCCGGGATAGGTCAACAAATAATTAGCTATCATCAGGCGTTCGCGGTGGCTTGTCGAACCTCGAACTTTTTTCAGCAGCTCAGGCACAGCCGATCAGAGCGTCGACCATGGCCCGCAACTGGTCCGAGGTGAAGCCCTTGATGACGATGCCGGCCTTGGGGCAGGTAGCCATGCAGACTCCGCAACCGCGGCATTTAACGGCGTCCGACTCGACGATCTTTTTCAATTCGCCGTCTTTCATGTATTCGACCAGGGTCAAGGCATTGAACGGACAGGGTTCGACACAGTAGGCGCAGCCGTCGCAGTTGGCCTCGACCACCTCGGACACCCGGGGCTCCAGCTCGATGCGGCCCTTGGCGATGGTCGCCAACACCCGCGCTGCCGCCGCTTGGGCCTGGGCGACAGTCTGAGGGATGTCCTTTGGTCCCTGGGCGCAACCGGCGATGAAGACGCCGTCGTTCATGGTGGCCACCGGATCCAGCTTGGGATGGCGCTCCAGGAAGAAGCCGTCGGCGCTGCGCGACAGGCCGAAGAGACGGCCAACGGCCTCGGCGTCTTTTTGCGGCTCGGCGGCCACGGCCAGCACCACCATGTCCACCGGTACCCGCAGCACGGCGCCCTGGAGGGTGTCCTCGACGATGACGATCAGTTTGCCGGCGGTTTCTTCGCCGATGGTCCGGTCGGTGATCTCGGCTACCTTGCCGCGGACGAAATTGACCCCTTCATCGCCGACGCGCTTGTAGAACTCCTCGTAGCCTTTGCCGGCGCAGCGCAGGTCGATATACATCTGGTACACGCTGGCCCCGGTGCGTTCCTGGATGAGATGGGCCTGTTTCAGGGAGTACATGCAGCATATCTGGGAGCAGTATTCGTGGTAATTCTTGTCGCGGCTGCCGACGCAGTGGACGATAGCCACGGACTCCGGCTTGCGGCCGTCCGAGAGCCTGATCTCGCCGCTGGTGGGGCCGGAGGCGTTGGCCAGCCGCTCAAACTCCAGGCTGGTAATGATGTTGTCGAATTTGCCGTAGCCGTAGTGCGAAATCGATGACGGGTCGAACGTGTCGTAACCGGTGGCCACGACGATATTGCCGACCTGGATCTCTACGTTATCGGCTTCCTGCTCGAAATCGATGCATTTTGCTTCGCAGGCCTCGACGCACTGGCGGCAGTCTGAGCAGCCGGCGCAGTTGAGGCAGCGGGCGGCCTCCGCTATCGCCTGAGCCTGGCTGAGGGTGAGTTCGGTCTCGGAGAACGAACCGGCGACGATAGGTGCGTGGGGAATCTCGACCCTCGGCAACCTGGCGACGCCCTTCAGCGACGGCCGGACCACGTTCTGTTGCGGTTTGCGGTCGACCCCGAGGCCCTTGCCGTTAAGGTAACGATCGATGGAGACGGCGGCTTCCTTGCCAGCGGCAATGGCTTCGATAACTGTAGCCGGGCCGGTGACGACATCGCCGCCGGAGAAGACACCCTCAATGCCGGTCGCCAGGGTCACCGGGTCGGCTTCGATGGCGCCGTTGGGACGCCGCGACAGTTCGGCGAAGCTACTCGCAGCAACGGACTGGCCGACGGCGACTATGACGTTATCAGTCTCTATGTCGAACTCGCTGCCGGTGATGGGCACGGGCCTGCGGCGGCCGGAGGCGTCCGGTTCGCCCAGATCCATGCGGACGCAACTCAATCCGGCGACCTTGCCACCTTTTTCAATGACGGCTACCGGCGCGGCAAGCAGGTGAAACTTTACACACTCGGACTCGGCGGCGGCGACTTCTTCGCTGATGGCAGGCATTTCCCCCCGGGAACGGCGGTAGACGATAGTCACATTTGGGGCTCCGAGGCGGATAGCGGTCCGGGCGACGTCGATGGCGGCGTTACCGCCGCCGATGACGGCGACTTTGCTGCCTAGCGGCGGCGCATTCCCTTGCCTAACCTTCTTGAGGAAACCGAGCGCATCATATACGCCTCCGGCCAATTCGCCGGGAATGCCAAGCTTCTGGCTCTGCCAGGCGCCGCAGGCGACGAAGACAGAGTGGTAACCCGCGTCTTTGAGCTGCTCAATAGAATCGACTTGAATACCGGTCTTGATTTCAGCGCCGAGTTCCTTGAGATAGTCGATATCGTTGTTCAAAGCCGCCTCCGGCAGCCTATAAGTCGGAATGCCGTAGCGCAGCATGCCGCCGGCCTTATCATCGGCCTCGAACACGGTCACAGGGTAGCCGAGCTTTAGCAAGTCATAAGCGCAGGCCAGGCCGGCCGGGCCGGAACCGACTACCGCCACTTTCTCGGCGCGACTGATTGACGGCGTCCCCGGGGTTCGGCCGTGCTCTATCTCGTATTCGGCTATGAAACGCTTCAGGGCACGGACGGACACGGCTTCATCGAAATCGCTGCGGCCGCATTCGGCCTCGCAGGGATGGGTGCAGACCCGGCCGCAGACGGCGGCAAAGGGCATAGTCCGCCGCACCACCTCGAGGGCTTCGGCGAATTTACCCTGGGCGATGAGGGCGATATAACCTTGGGCATTGACCCCGGCGGGACAGGCGGCGCGGCAGGGCGGCGTGCCGCGGCGGTCAATGGTATAGGTATTGGGCACGGACTGGGGGAAGGGACGGTAGGCAGCCTTGCGATCAACCAGCCCCAAGTCGAACTCCGATGGGATCGATACCGGGCAGACGGCGGCACAGTCGCCACAGCCCTTGCAGTCTTTCTCACGGATATACCGTGTCTTGCGGTTGACCGTCACCTTGAAGTTGCCGGCGTGGCCGGATACTGCGGAAACCTCGCTGTAAGATAACAGGTCGATGTTGGGATGCTGGCCGGCCTGGCTCATCCGGGGCGTGGAGATGCAGGCGGCGCAGTCCAGGGTGGGGAAGGTCTTGTCCAGTTGCGCCATGTGGCCGCCGATGGTGGGGGATTTTTCAACCAGGTAGACCCTCCGGCCGGAATCGGCGATCTCCAGAGCGGCCGTGATGCCGGCGATGCCGCCGCCGACTACCAAGGTCGCCGGGTTGACCTCGATGCTTCGGGGCACCAGTGGCTCCTGCAGGCCGACGCGGCGGACGGCGGCGCGGACGGCGTCCTTGGCCTTTTGAGTGGCGGCGGCCGGGTTTTCCCGGTTGACCCAGGCGCAGTGCTCCCGAATATTGGCCATCTCCAGGAGGTAAGGGTTGAGGCCGGCGGCCTGCAGCACGCGGCGGTAGGTCTTCTCGTGCATGGTCGGGGAGCAGGCAGCGACGACGATGCGGTTGAGACCGAACTCGGCGATGTCTTTCTTAATGATGTCCTGGCCGGGATCGGAGCAGGTGTACTTGTTGGCGCGGGCGATGACCACGCCGGGCAGGGTCCCGGCGTACTCGGCGACGGCGGCGACATCGACGACGCTGGCGATGTTGATGCCGCAGTGGCAGATATAAACGCCGGTCCTGATTTCTTCGGCCATGAGAGCCTCCTAAGGTATTAAAGCGCGCGGGCGATCAGTTCACTGATATCAATTACCGAGAAATTTTCGGATAAAGACAAGTTTAGGGCGGTGTCCCGGAAATTGGACAGGCAATAGGGACAGGCGGTAACCAGGGTGTCGGCGCCGGTGGCCGCGGCCTGCTTCAGGCGCTCCTCGCAGAAGCGTTCGCTCCGAGGCGTTTCCATCCAGATGCGCCCGCCGCCGCCGCCGCAGCACAGGCTGTCGGTTCCGGCGGGTTCCATCTCGACGAGCTCGGCGCCGGAAGCGGCGATCAACCGCCTCGGCTCATCATATATGTCGTTGTGGCGGCCCAGGTAGCATGGATCGTGGTAGGTGATTTTCCCCGTTATGGCTGCGGGGAGGAGCAATCGTCCCTGGTCGACGAGCCGGGCCATGAGCTGGCTGGTATGAATAATTTCGAAACTCCCGTCGAGCTCGGGGTACTCGTTGACCAGCGTGTGATAGCAGTGTGGCGAGTTGACGACAATCCTACGGACGCCGCTGTCCTTGAAAAGTTGGATATTGCCGCTGGCAAGCTGCATGAAAAGCTCCTCGTCGCCGCTTTTGCGGGCTGATTCGCCGCAGCAGGAAATGCCTTCAAGGATACCAAAATCGACACCGGCGGCGGAGAGAACCCTGGCCGTTGAGAGGCCGATGTTTTTCATCGCCGGGTCGAAGGCGGTATAGCAGCAGGGGAACAAGAGGTATTCGGTCGCTTCATCAAATGCCTTGACACCGAGGTTTTCCGCCCAGGCGTTGCGGTTCTCGCCGGCTTCACCCATGGGGTTGCGGGCGGCGGACAGGTTGCGTAGGGCCCCGGATAGCGCGGCGGGGGCCTCGGCGATGCCCATGCCGATGACTGAACGCCGCAGGGCGCGCATCAGCTCGATGATGGGTACACCGCGAGGGCAGCGCTGGACGCACTTGTTACAGGTGACGCAGCGCCATATGGCGTCGGATTCGAAACCGGTCAGTC
Proteins encoded in this region:
- a CDS encoding (Fe-S)-binding protein; the encoded protein is MTARAPFQEVVELIKESGGSALAECFQCGTCSATCPWRDYISFLPRKMFQEARLGLTGFESDAIWRCVTCNKCVQRCPRGVPIIELMRALRRSVIGMGIAEAPAALSGALRNLSAARNPMGEAGENRNAWAENLGVKAFDEATEYLLFPCCYTAFDPAMKNIGLSTARVLSAAGVDFGILEGISCCGESARKSGDEELFMQLASGNIQLFKDSGVRRIVVNSPHCYHTLVNEYPELDGSFEIIHTSQLMARLVDQGRLLLPAAITGKITYHDPCYLGRHNDIYDEPRRLIAASGAELVEMEPAGTDSLCCGGGGGRIWMETPRSERFCEERLKQAAATGADTLVTACPYCLSNFRDTALNLSLSENFSVIDISELIARAL
- a CDS encoding FAD-dependent oxidoreductase translates to MAEEIRTGVYICHCGINIASVVDVAAVAEYAGTLPGVVIARANKYTCSDPGQDIIKKDIAEFGLNRIVVAACSPTMHEKTYRRVLQAAGLNPYLLEMANIREHCAWVNRENPAAATQKAKDAVRAAVRRVGLQEPLVPRSIEVNPATLVVGGGIAGITAALEIADSGRRVYLVEKSPTIGGHMAQLDKTFPTLDCAACISTPRMSQAGQHPNIDLLSYSEVSAVSGHAGNFKVTVNRKTRYIREKDCKGCGDCAAVCPVSIPSEFDLGLVDRKAAYRPFPQSVPNTYTIDRRGTPPCRAACPAGVNAQGYIALIAQGKFAEALEVVRRTMPFAAVCGRVCTHPCEAECGRSDFDEAVSVRALKRFIAEYEIEHGRTPGTPSISRAEKVAVVGSGPAGLACAYDLLKLGYPVTVFEADDKAGGMLRYGIPTYRLPEAALNNDIDYLKELGAEIKTGIQVDSIEQLKDAGYHSVFVACGAWQSQKLGIPGELAGGVYDALGFLKKVRQGNAPPLGSKVAVIGGGNAAIDVARTAIRLGAPNVTIVYRRSRGEMPAISEEVAAAESECVKFHLLAAPVAVIEKGGKVAGLSCVRMDLGEPDASGRRRPVPITGSEFDIETDNVIVAVGQSVAASSFAELSRRPNGAIEADPVTLATGIEGVFSGGDVVTGPATVIEAIAAGKEAAVSIDRYLNGKGLGVDRKPQQNVVRPSLKGVARLPRVEIPHAPIVAGSFSETELTLSQAQAIAEAARCLNCAGCSDCRQCVEACEAKCIDFEQEADNVEIQVGNIVVATGYDTFDPSSISHYGYGKFDNIITSLEFERLANASGPTSGEIRLSDGRKPESVAIVHCVGSRDKNYHEYCSQICCMYSLKQAHLIQERTGASVYQMYIDLRCAGKGYEEFYKRVGDEGVNFVRGKVAEITDRTIGEETAGKLIVIVEDTLQGAVLRVPVDMVVLAVAAEPQKDAEAVGRLFGLSRSADGFFLERHPKLDPVATMNDGVFIAGCAQGPKDIPQTVAQAQAAAARVLATIAKGRIELEPRVSEVVEANCDGCAYCVEPCPFNALTLVEYMKDGELKKIVESDAVKCRGCGVCMATCPKAGIVIKGFTSDQLRAMVDALIGCA